Proteins from a single region of Limnothrix sp. FACHB-406:
- a CDS encoding anthranilate synthase component I: MNSAASVIATVNSGLAKLTARPLAPWHWRSLPLADRSGAAVFAALFAEELAQGEIAVLLESPPAPEQWCAAAQELARYSICAGRPRSGRVWTPAVGDILPMLGDRLAEGGAAERLNAAQDEPGPALPFRGGWLGWLGYDLAWEVEQLPQLRSDELPFPVAFWYEPDCFAVLDHGGDRLWLAATVAADLDRLVAQLDKATAAPPLAESSGAIEPTSTLIPQFTSDQAAYTAAVRQAQEHIRAGDIFQANLSLRFSVPCPASGWTLYQALRQINPSPFASYWQTPWGEVVSCSPERLVQLRDRQASTRPIAGTRPRGIDRPADLANEVELLNHPKERAEHAMLVDLERNDLGRVCDWGSVQVDEFLTVERYSHVMHLVSNVVGQLALDRTAIDLIRATFPGGTITGCPKVRCMEIIEALEPVRRSLFYGSCGYLDAGGNLDLNILIRTLLIPRTARSGDSQLGDRLVWGQVGAGIVADSDPDREWWESLSKAHAQLAALRRVLGLDGAGRAEPFPFPDPNQPNYSN; this comes from the coding sequence ATGAACTCGGCGGCTTCAGTGATCGCAACGGTGAATTCTGGCTTGGCGAAATTAACGGCCCGGCCGTTGGCTCCCTGGCACTGGCGATCGCTCCCGCTGGCCGATCGCTCGGGGGCGGCGGTGTTTGCGGCCCTGTTTGCGGAAGAGCTGGCTCAGGGGGAAATTGCCGTTTTGTTGGAAAGTCCCCCTGCGCCGGAGCAGTGGTGTGCGGCGGCCCAGGAGTTGGCTCGCTATTCGATTTGTGCGGGTCGTCCCCGATCGGGACGGGTTTGGACTCCGGCAGTGGGGGACATTTTGCCCATGTTGGGAGATCGACTGGCGGAAGGCGGGGCGGCGGAGCGGTTGAATGCTGCTCAGGATGAACCGGGGCCAGCATTGCCGTTTCGAGGAGGTTGGCTGGGGTGGCTGGGCTATGACCTGGCTTGGGAGGTGGAGCAGTTACCCCAATTGCGATCGGATGAGTTGCCGTTTCCCGTGGCCTTTTGGTATGAGCCAGATTGCTTTGCGGTGTTGGATCACGGGGGCGATCGGCTGTGGCTGGCGGCAACGGTGGCGGCGGATCTCGATCGGCTCGTGGCCCAGCTAGACAAAGCTACCGCAGCGCCCCCGCTGGCGGAATCGTCGGGGGCGATCGAACCAACCAGCACCCTCATTCCTCAATTCACCAGCGACCAAGCCGCCTATACCGCCGCCGTTCGCCAAGCCCAAGAGCACATCCGCGCGGGGGATATTTTCCAGGCTAATTTGTCCCTGCGGTTTTCGGTTCCTTGCCCCGCCAGCGGTTGGACGCTTTATCAGGCCCTGCGCCAAATTAATCCCTCTCCCTTCGCCAGCTATTGGCAAACCCCTTGGGGCGAGGTGGTGAGCTGTTCGCCGGAACGGTTGGTGCAATTGCGCGATCGCCAGGCCAGCACTCGCCCGATCGCGGGAACCCGCCCCCGAGGGATTGATCGCCCCGCCGATTTGGCCAACGAGGTGGAATTGCTGAATCACCCCAAGGAACGGGCTGAACATGCCATGTTGGTAGACTTGGAGCGCAATGATCTGGGGCGGGTTTGCGATTGGGGCAGTGTGCAGGTGGATGAGTTCTTGACCGTGGAGCGCTACAGCCACGTGATGCACTTGGTGAGCAACGTGGTGGGACAACTTGCGCTCGATCGCACGGCGATCGACCTGATTCGGGCCACCTTCCCCGGCGGCACGATCACCGGTTGCCCGAAGGTGCGCTGCATGGAGATCATTGAAGCCCTGGAGCCGGTGCGCCGCAGTCTGTTCTATGGCTCCTGTGGTTACCTGGACGCAGGCGGTAATTTGGATTTGAATATTCTGATTCGGACGCTGTTGATTCCCCGCACGGCGCGATCGGGGGATTCGCAATTGGGCGATCGGCTGGTTTGGGGCCAGGTGGGCGCGGGGATTGTGGCCGACTCCGACCCCGATCGGGAGTGGTGGGAATCGCTCTCGAAGGCCCATGCCCAATTGGCAGCGCTGCGACGGGTGTTGGGGTTGGATGGGGCTGGCCGGGCCGAGCCGTTCCCGTTCCCTGATCCCAATCAGCCCAATTACTCAAATTAA
- the rimP gene encoding ribosome maturation factor RimP, translating into MAHPAIPRILELATPIATDLGLEIVGATFHTNESPPVLRLELRNPIADTSLDDCERLSRALEPVLDEADAIPGAYVLEVSSPGLSEFLETDREFTSFKGFEVTVTTREPHKGKSLWQGSLLDRDAETLRINQKGRVISIPRDLVERVRLADGAE; encoded by the coding sequence ATGGCTCATCCCGCAATTCCCCGCATTTTGGAACTTGCCACCCCGATCGCCACCGATTTGGGACTGGAGATCGTGGGGGCAACCTTCCACACCAATGAAAGCCCCCCTGTTTTGCGCCTCGAACTCCGCAACCCGATCGCCGATACCAGTCTGGATGACTGCGAACGGTTGAGCCGGGCCTTGGAGCCGGTGCTCGATGAGGCGGATGCCATCCCCGGAGCCTACGTGCTGGAAGTGTCTAGCCCTGGCCTGTCGGAGTTTTTGGAGACCGATCGGGAGTTCACCTCCTTCAAGGGGTTTGAAGTCACCGTCACCACCCGCGAGCCACACAAGGGCAAATCCCTTTGGCAGGGCAGCTTGCTCGATCGCGACGCGGAAACCCTGCGCATCAACCAAAAAGGCCGAGTGATCAGCATTCCGCGCGATTTGGTGGAACGGGTGCGCCTAGCCGACGGAGCCGAGTAG
- the nusA gene encoding transcription termination factor NusA: MSMVRLTGLQEMIDGISRERNLPKTAVEAALREALLKGYERYRRTQSLDVRNIFDETYFDNFDVELDTEEEGFRVLATKSIVEEVADPDHEIALSDVQEVAAEAQLGDTVILDVTPDRDDFGRMAAIQTKQVLAQKLRDQQRKLIQEEFQELESTVLQGRILRFERQSVIVAVTSGYSQPEVEAELPKREQLPNDTYRANGTIKVYLKKVCEGSQRGPQLLVSRADAGLVVYLFANEVPEIEDDIVRIVAVAREANPPSRHVGPRTKIAVDTVERDVDPVGACIGARGSRIQVVVNELRGEKIDVIRWSPDPATYIANALSPARVVEVRLMNPEERQAHVLVGDDQLSLAIGKEGQNVRLAARLTGWKIDIRDVAKYDRDEEDAKMASYLAEREAALALAAAEAADDFADEEPETDDFADEDAEFSPGEIDPSAAADDETDDEFDGDDLGDDLEDDQEQAPLDSAADADDDDQEEDDQDSDDSDPDDLAENDSADEDFDGDDPDSEALDQEAN; encoded by the coding sequence ATGTCCATGGTTCGCCTAACCGGCCTGCAAGAAATGATCGACGGCATCAGCCGCGAACGCAACTTGCCGAAAACCGCCGTTGAAGCCGCCCTGCGTGAGGCCCTGCTCAAGGGCTATGAGCGTTATCGCCGCACCCAAAGCTTGGATGTGCGCAATATCTTTGACGAAACTTACTTCGACAACTTCGACGTGGAATTGGACACGGAAGAAGAAGGCTTCCGGGTTTTGGCCACCAAGAGCATTGTGGAAGAAGTGGCCGACCCAGACCACGAAATTGCCCTCAGCGATGTGCAAGAAGTGGCCGCCGAAGCCCAACTGGGCGACACGGTAATTTTGGATGTCACCCCCGATCGGGACGACTTTGGGCGCATGGCCGCCATCCAAACCAAGCAAGTGCTGGCCCAAAAGCTGCGCGACCAGCAGCGCAAGCTGATCCAAGAGGAATTCCAAGAGCTAGAAAGCACGGTGCTCCAAGGGCGCATCCTGCGGTTCGAGCGCCAATCGGTCATTGTGGCCGTCACCAGCGGCTACAGCCAACCGGAAGTGGAAGCGGAACTGCCCAAACGGGAACAGTTACCCAACGACACTTACCGCGCCAACGGAACCATCAAGGTCTACCTCAAGAAAGTTTGCGAAGGATCCCAGCGGGGGCCGCAACTCTTGGTTTCCCGGGCCGATGCGGGGTTGGTGGTTTACCTGTTCGCCAACGAAGTGCCGGAAATTGAAGATGACATTGTGCGAATTGTGGCCGTGGCTCGGGAAGCCAACCCGCCCTCGCGCCATGTGGGCCCGCGCACCAAGATTGCCGTTGACACGGTGGAGCGCGATGTGGATCCTGTGGGGGCTTGCATCGGGGCCCGGGGGTCGCGAATTCAAGTGGTTGTGAACGAACTGCGGGGCGAAAAAATCGATGTGATTCGCTGGTCTCCGGATCCGGCCACCTACATCGCCAACGCCCTCAGCCCGGCCCGGGTGGTGGAAGTGCGTCTGATGAATCCCGAGGAGCGCCAAGCCCATGTGCTGGTGGGTGATGATCAGCTCAGTTTGGCGATCGGGAAAGAGGGGCAAAATGTGCGCCTGGCTGCTCGACTCACGGGCTGGAAAATCGATATTCGCGATGTGGCTAAGTACGATCGCGACGAAGAAGATGCCAAGATGGCCAGCTATCTGGCGGAACGGGAGGCAGCCCTTGCCCTGGCAGCGGCCGAAGCGGCCGATGACTTTGCAGACGAGGAACCGGAAACCGACGATTTTGCCGACGAGGACGCTGAGTTCAGCCCTGGGGAGATTGACCCATCGGCAGCCGCAGACGATGAAACAGATGATGAGTTTGATGGCGATGATCTTGGCGATGATCTTGAGGACGACCAAGAGCAGGCTCCCCTGGACTCGGCGGCGGATGCTGACGACGATGATCAAGAGGAAGATGATCAAGACAGCGATGATTCAGACCCTGATGATCTAGCCGAGAACGACTCCGCAGACGAGGACTTCGACGGCGACGATCCGGATAGCGAGGCGCTGGATCAGGAGGCCAATTGA
- a CDS encoding YlxR family protein → MPPNYRRCLICRRVAHRSEFWRIVRVAHSGSVQLDQGMGRSAYLCPCADCLRAAQRKDRIGRSLKAPVPDPLYDLLWQRLTARVPNPDSLGNPTPPE, encoded by the coding sequence TTGCCGCCCAACTATCGCCGTTGTTTGATTTGTCGTCGGGTGGCCCATCGATCGGAGTTTTGGCGCATCGTGCGGGTGGCCCACTCCGGTTCGGTGCAACTCGACCAAGGCATGGGGCGATCGGCCTATCTTTGCCCCTGTGCAGACTGCCTACGAGCAGCCCAGCGCAAGGATCGAATCGGGCGATCGCTCAAGGCCCCCGTCCCCGACCCTCTCTATGACCTGCTTTGGCAACGGCTGACCGCCCGGGTTCCCAACCCGGACTCTCTGGGAAATCCAACCCCACCAGAGTGA
- the infB gene encoding translation initiation factor IF-2 — protein sequence MSTGRVRIYDLARELHLENREILVICEQLNIPFKSHSSTITESEAAQIRAAARQQFANRPAPSSPGQSSAPSVNPASSNPPDLSPSDTPTEGRDSAPAMQKKQQILEIRKPKLRPNTEGAAPEATPPVSRPAPPKLVSPKRAEPARPEAAKSETAKSEAAKSEAVKPEIVAPVNVPAQPSDSPAAPPAASVDLAPAEPSAPRRPAASGDRPAASATPEPIAEKKAELKTPPRPGTAPRPVKKPELVGPPSRPAKPAESKPAEPRAGAPSRPSRPTRPGEAKGPAAGGPGKGAPPTIVELRRPKPVRPTEATADGSADGTAAAPAAKLLEKPTRPASSGEDYENKLNRPTLNRPTKKGKDWEAEEEERARIAKDKAGKNKRRNQVEFEDEDDFEEDDELMMEGVDGQPAPFQVSLSIARPPKPKGVTPPKPAPQPKPVTKKGASRPPQRERREQQVKKERPELITLTEGLTVAELAEKLAVPETEVVKRLFLKGMAVSITQTLDVPTATMVAEELGVMVETAEKESEARKVTEMLDVADLESLQRRPPVVTIMGHVDHGKTTLLDSIRKTKVAQGEAGGITQHIGAYHVQVDQEGGSKKVVFLDTPGHEAFTAMRARGARVTDIAILVVAADDGVQPQTIEALSHARAAEVPIVVAINKIDKEGANPDRVKQELAERGLVPEEWGGDTIMVPVSALKGLYLDDLLENLLLVAEVEDLMANPDRLARGTVIEAHLDRARGPVATLLVQNGTLRVGDILLAGPALGKVRAMIDDRGHRVDAATPSFAVEVLGLSEVPAAGEEFEVFANEKDARAIASQRSDQQRQSRLQQAMASRRVSLTSISGQAQEGELKELNLVLKADVQGSLEAILGSLQQLPQNEVQVRVLLAAPGEISETDIDLAAASSAVVVGFNTTLAPGARRSADEAGIDVREYSVIYKLLDDIQAAMEGMLDPEEVEEPLGQAEVRGVFPVGRGTVAGCYVQSGKLIRDCLLRVRRGKELVFQGRMDSLKRFKEDTKEVNSGYECGVNSSGFNDWQMGDIIEAYRLVAKRRTLSL from the coding sequence ATGAGCACAGGCCGCGTGAGAATTTACGATTTAGCGAGAGAACTACATCTGGAAAATCGCGAGATCTTGGTGATCTGCGAGCAACTAAACATTCCCTTCAAAAGCCACAGCAGCACCATCACCGAATCTGAAGCCGCTCAAATCCGCGCAGCCGCTCGTCAACAGTTTGCGAATCGTCCTGCGCCCTCCAGTCCTGGCCAATCCTCTGCACCCTCGGTGAATCCAGCCTCCTCCAACCCTCCTGATTTGTCCCCCTCCGATACGCCCACAGAAGGGCGCGATTCAGCACCGGCTATGCAAAAAAAGCAGCAAATTCTCGAGATTCGCAAACCAAAGCTACGCCCCAACACCGAAGGAGCAGCCCCCGAAGCCACGCCCCCCGTCAGCCGTCCTGCACCCCCGAAACTCGTTTCGCCCAAGCGGGCCGAACCCGCTCGCCCCGAAGCGGCTAAGTCTGAGACGGCTAAGTCTGAGGCAGCTAAGTCTGAGGCGGTCAAGCCCGAAATCGTTGCTCCTGTGAATGTCCCCGCCCAGCCGTCCGATTCGCCCGCAGCGCCCCCCGCGGCCTCGGTTGACCTGGCCCCGGCTGAACCCAGCGCCCCCCGCCGCCCCGCCGCCTCGGGCGATCGCCCCGCCGCCTCGGCAACACCGGAACCCATTGCCGAAAAGAAAGCCGAACTGAAAACCCCGCCCCGTCCCGGCACAGCGCCGCGCCCGGTCAAAAAGCCCGAGCTGGTGGGGCCGCCATCGCGGCCGGCCAAGCCCGCCGAAAGCAAGCCTGCTGAACCCCGCGCGGGTGCGCCCAGTCGCCCATCCCGCCCCACCCGGCCCGGCGAGGCCAAAGGCCCCGCAGCCGGTGGCCCTGGCAAAGGGGCCCCGCCAACCATCGTGGAGTTGCGCCGGCCGAAACCCGTGCGCCCCACCGAAGCCACAGCCGACGGTAGCGCTGACGGCACGGCCGCAGCCCCCGCGGCCAAACTGCTGGAAAAACCCACACGTCCGGCCAGCAGCGGCGAAGATTATGAAAACAAGCTAAATCGACCGACCCTGAATCGCCCCACCAAGAAGGGCAAAGATTGGGAAGCGGAAGAGGAAGAGCGGGCCAGAATTGCCAAGGACAAGGCTGGCAAGAACAAGCGCCGTAACCAGGTGGAATTCGAAGACGAAGACGACTTCGAGGAAGATGATGAACTGATGATGGAAGGGGTGGACGGTCAGCCGGCTCCCTTCCAGGTCAGCCTATCGATCGCCCGGCCGCCGAAGCCCAAGGGTGTTACCCCGCCGAAGCCAGCTCCGCAGCCCAAACCGGTTACCAAGAAAGGGGCCTCGCGCCCGCCTCAACGGGAACGTCGGGAACAACAGGTCAAGAAGGAACGACCGGAGCTGATCACCCTCACGGAGGGTCTGACGGTGGCCGAGTTGGCCGAAAAGCTGGCCGTTCCAGAAACGGAAGTGGTGAAGCGCCTGTTCTTGAAAGGGATGGCCGTCAGCATTACCCAAACCCTCGATGTTCCGACAGCCACCATGGTGGCCGAGGAGTTGGGGGTGATGGTGGAAACCGCCGAGAAGGAATCGGAAGCCCGCAAGGTGACCGAAATGCTCGATGTGGCCGACCTGGAGAGCCTCCAGCGCCGCCCGCCGGTTGTCACGATCATGGGTCACGTAGACCACGGGAAAACCACCCTGCTCGACTCGATCCGCAAAACCAAGGTGGCCCAAGGGGAAGCCGGTGGCATTACCCAGCACATTGGGGCTTACCACGTGCAGGTGGATCAAGAGGGCGGCAGCAAGAAGGTGGTCTTCTTGGATACACCGGGTCACGAAGCCTTCACGGCCATGCGTGCTCGGGGGGCACGGGTCACGGACATTGCCATTTTGGTGGTGGCGGCCGATGACGGGGTGCAGCCCCAAACGATCGAGGCTCTCAGCCATGCCCGCGCGGCGGAAGTGCCGATCGTGGTGGCCATTAACAAGATTGACAAGGAAGGCGCAAATCCCGATCGGGTGAAACAGGAACTGGCCGAGCGCGGCCTTGTGCCGGAAGAGTGGGGCGGGGACACGATTATGGTTCCCGTGAGTGCCCTCAAGGGTCTCTATTTGGATGACCTGCTGGAGAACCTGCTGTTGGTGGCAGAAGTGGAAGACTTGATGGCTAATCCCGATCGCCTGGCGCGCGGGACGGTCATTGAAGCCCACCTTGATCGGGCCCGTGGTCCGGTGGCCACCCTGCTGGTGCAAAACGGAACCCTGCGAGTTGGCGACATCCTCCTCGCCGGCCCGGCTCTGGGCAAGGTGCGGGCGATGATTGACGATCGTGGTCATCGCGTTGATGCCGCCACTCCTTCCTTCGCTGTTGAGGTGTTGGGTCTGAGCGAAGTTCCGGCCGCTGGGGAAGAATTTGAAGTCTTCGCCAACGAAAAAGATGCCCGGGCGATCGCCTCTCAGCGCAGCGACCAACAGCGCCAAAGCCGTCTGCAACAGGCCATGGCTTCCCGTCGCGTCAGCCTCACCAGCATTTCTGGTCAGGCACAAGAGGGCGAGCTGAAGGAACTGAACCTCGTGCTCAAGGCCGATGTGCAAGGCTCCCTGGAAGCCATTCTGGGATCTTTGCAACAACTGCCCCAAAACGAAGTGCAAGTGCGCGTGTTGTTGGCTGCACCGGGCGAAATCTCCGAAACGGATATTGACTTGGCTGCCGCCAGTAGCGCCGTGGTTGTGGGCTTCAACACCACCCTCGCGCCTGGTGCTCGTCGCTCCGCCGATGAAGCGGGCATTGATGTCCGCGAATACAGCGTGATCTACAAACTGCTGGACGACATCCAAGCCGCCATGGAAGGGATGCTCGATCCGGAAGAGGTGGAAGAACCGCTGGGTCAAGCGGAAGTTCGGGGTGTGTTCCCGGTGGGTCGCGGCACGGTGGCCGGTTGCTATGTGCAGTCGGGCAAGCTGATTCGCGATTGTCTGCTGCGGGTGCGCCGAGGCAAGGAACTGGTGTTCCAAGGCCGCATGGATTCGCTGAAGCGGTTCAAGGAAGACACCAAGGAAGTGAACAGCGGCTACGAGTGCGGTGTGAACTCCTCGGGCTTCAACGACTGGCAAATGGGCGACATCATCGAGGCTTACCGCCTGGTGGCCAAGCGTCGCACCCTGTCCCTCTAG
- a CDS encoding glutathione S-transferase family protein, with amino-acid sequence MITLYTAPSRWGLASVSPACMELETWLRIAELPYQTALATAQDLAQAPYGKIPFIEEAGQKWGDTALIIERFRQTQGVDLEAGLSQADRAIALAFRRLIKEHLYWGGIAIRYRDEENWQDYQNLVLTLVPSHWSKAQSVAFAEKFRQSILQQMTQQGLGRLSDADLYQLITADLQALSDFLADKPFFMGDRPTTLDATAYGHIGNFIEPPYSSPIVDFARQKTNLCDHYQRMSARFFADRETEQKASMLVTKLAQPLDSAFAEEAGPIGLSMNEL; translated from the coding sequence ATGATTACGCTCTACACTGCTCCGTCCCGTTGGGGGCTGGCTAGCGTCAGTCCGGCTTGCATGGAATTGGAAACTTGGTTGCGCATTGCCGAGTTACCCTACCAAACAGCCTTAGCCACCGCTCAGGATCTGGCTCAGGCCCCCTATGGCAAAATTCCTTTTATTGAAGAAGCAGGGCAAAAATGGGGCGACACCGCGTTAATTATTGAGCGCTTTCGCCAAACCCAAGGTGTTGATTTGGAAGCTGGTTTGAGCCAGGCTGATCGCGCGATCGCCCTGGCTTTCCGTCGCCTGATTAAGGAACATCTCTACTGGGGTGGAATTGCGATTCGCTACCGCGATGAAGAAAACTGGCAAGACTATCAAAACTTAGTCTTGACTCTGGTTCCCAGTCACTGGAGCAAGGCCCAGAGCGTGGCCTTTGCGGAGAAATTTCGCCAAAGCATTCTGCAACAGATGACGCAACAGGGCCTGGGCCGACTGAGTGACGCTGATTTATATCAACTCATTACGGCGGATTTGCAGGCCCTTTCGGATTTTCTGGCCGATAAGCCCTTTTTTATGGGCGATCGCCCAACCACGCTGGATGCCACAGCCTACGGTCACATCGGGAATTTCATTGAGCCACCCTATTCCAGCCCGATCGTGGACTTTGCCCGCCAAAAAACCAACCTCTGCGACCACTACCAGCGCATGTCAGCACGCTTTTTTGCCGACAGGGAGACCGAGCAGAAAGCGTCTATGCTGGTTACAAAGCTTGCCCAGCCGTTGGATAGCGCCTTCGCTGAAGAAGCAGGGCCGATCGGGTTGTCCATGAATGAACTTTGA
- a CDS encoding low-complexity tail membrane protein — protein MQGPKRDPYLWVHLAGLAALPLCAELCLLGLAAGDPLLPGGWDWLLVGLLGTAPIVAMQWLRPFYPFSVLLVSLRADRLNETQQRILQRWAGWETKAIALVASLLVLWALQRLDQLSPLAAEIAPLDQRAIGLLVVWLGALLGSLLLTVALVSLWVLLTPQTAFSAIEPFPVGNVPGSFLRLSVRLTKVLPDLENAPVAAPAKVPEPESATPPAPPETTNAPQEEAAAIAPENLPSPGDPEPLDATEPASTTEPLDPPELVTDSAAVEESESPEESESTESGPIASTPNEPESIESTEPEPIESTEPDSTEPEPTEATSNPETANQAADDDDWGDMVSDSDNHSDGGNDGDGH, from the coding sequence GTGCAGGGGCCAAAACGCGATCCGTATCTTTGGGTGCATTTGGCGGGGTTGGCAGCGCTGCCCCTCTGTGCGGAGTTGTGTTTACTGGGGCTGGCGGCGGGGGATCCTCTGCTGCCGGGTGGCTGGGACTGGCTGTTGGTGGGGCTGTTGGGAACTGCTCCAATCGTGGCCATGCAGTGGTTACGCCCGTTTTATCCCTTTTCGGTTTTGCTGGTGAGCCTGCGGGCCGATCGCCTCAACGAAACGCAGCAACGAATTTTGCAACGCTGGGCCGGCTGGGAAACCAAGGCGATCGCGCTGGTTGCGTCCCTTTTGGTGCTTTGGGCTTTGCAACGGCTGGATCAACTCTCCCCCTTGGCGGCGGAAATTGCCCCCCTGGATCAACGGGCGATCGGGCTGTTGGTGGTGTGGTTGGGAGCGCTTTTGGGCAGCCTGCTGCTCACCGTTGCCCTCGTGTCTTTGTGGGTGTTGCTCACTCCGCAGACCGCCTTCAGCGCGATCGAGCCTTTTCCCGTTGGCAACGTTCCCGGCAGCTTCCTGCGCCTCAGTGTCCGGCTCACCAAAGTCTTACCGGATTTGGAAAATGCCCCAGTGGCCGCGCCCGCCAAGGTTCCTGAACCAGAGTCAGCAACGCCCCCAGCCCCTCCAGAAACCACCAATGCGCCCCAGGAAGAGGCCGCCGCGATCGCCCCGGAGAATCTCCCGAGTCCTGGTGATCCCGAGCCACTGGATGCCACTGAGCCAGCGAGCACGACTGAGCCACTGGATCCCCCTGAATTAGTGACGGATTCGGCGGCTGTTGAGGAGAGCGAGTCTCCTGAGGAGAGCGAGTCTACGGAATCTGGGCCGATCGCAAGCACTCCTAATGAGCCTGAGTCGATCGAGTCTACGGAACCTGAGCCGATCGAGTCTACGGAACCAGACTCCACCGAACCGGAACCCACCGAAGCGACCAGCAATCCCGAAACAGCAAACCAAGCCGCCGATGATGATGATTGGGGCGATATGGTCAGCGATAGTGACAACCACAGCGATGGCGGTAATGATGGCGATGGCCACTAG